The following coding sequences are from one Chloroflexota bacterium window:
- a CDS encoding helix-turn-helix transcriptional regulator: MTTTTTNFSHLAQSLATLGNETRLSMLGYLKANPGASVEDLVAFLELPQSVVSRHLMALRRAGVVAFDERGSSAFKTHRYSLKSEIIQDDAEALAALAS, encoded by the coding sequence ATGACGACGACGACGACAAACTTTAGCCATCTGGCGCAAAGCCTGGCCACTCTGGGCAACGAGACGCGCCTCAGCATGCTCGGTTATCTTAAGGCGAATCCAGGCGCAAGCGTGGAGGACCTGGTTGCTTTTCTTGAGCTGCCGCAATCCGTAGTATCGCGCCATCTCATGGCCCTGCGCAGAGCTGGCGTAGTAGCCTTTGATGAACGGGGATCGAGTGCCTTTAAGACACACCGGTACTCGTTGAAAAGCGAGATCATCCAGGATGACGCAGAGGCGTTGGCAGCGTTGGCTTCATAG